A window of the Phragmites australis chromosome 20, lpPhrAust1.1, whole genome shotgun sequence genome harbors these coding sequences:
- the LOC133901761 gene encoding polcalcin Phl p 7-like, translated as MAIRNRTVATTTRSLDADMTVDEFKEWLRRFDVDHDGRISRDELRRAMRAIRARFTGWRSKRGISYADADGDGYIDDNEVDGLIEFAQTNLGLKIVAY; from the coding sequence ATGGCGATCAGGAACAGGACGGTGGCAACGACGACGCGGTCGCTGGACGCGGACATGACGGTGGACGAGTTCAAGGAGTGGCTGCGGCGGTTCGACGTGGACCACGACGGGCGCATCAGCCGCGACGAGCTGCGGCGCGCGATGCGCGCCATCCGGGCGCGGTTCACCGGGTGGAGGAGCAAGCGCGGCATCAGCTACGCCGACGCCGACGGGGACGGCTACATCGACGACAACGAGGTGGACGGCCTCATCGAGTTCGCGCAGACGAACCTCGGCCTCAAGATCGTCGCCTACTAG